A genomic window from Flavobacterium sp. I3-2 includes:
- a CDS encoding head GIN domain-containing protein has protein sequence MKNLFMTVVGLIAINSQAQVEKDMGTFSDLKTTNRIKVELIQGSEEKIVLETKDEKDVSLTNKNGKLIIKNNIKELVSDSDYKIVVKVYFKELKNISAESGSYIVSNKKIDANSLKISSNSGSQVNLKLKVTTLEAKVFAGANITLEGSGTTGTLIGTAGGVIDASKLVFNDATATVNAGGKIEVNASNTVNATTRAGGYVNIYGNPKTVTEKSTAGGTIKRVK, from the coding sequence ATGAAAAATTTATTTATGACCGTTGTTGGATTAATTGCAATTAATTCACAAGCTCAAGTCGAGAAAGACATGGGGACTTTCTCTGATTTAAAAACAACAAATCGAATTAAAGTAGAACTGATTCAAGGTTCTGAAGAAAAAATTGTATTAGAAACTAAAGATGAAAAAGATGTTAGTTTAACCAATAAAAACGGGAAATTAATCATTAAAAATAACATCAAAGAATTGGTTTCTGATTCAGATTATAAAATTGTTGTTAAAGTTTATTTTAAAGAACTAAAAAATATATCTGCAGAATCAGGAAGTTATATTGTTAGTAACAAAAAAATTGATGCTAATTCGTTAAAAATTTCTTCAAACTCTGGTTCTCAAGTCAATTTAAAACTAAAAGTCACCACTTTAGAAGCAAAAGTTTTTGCTGGTGCCAACATAACACTTGAAGGTTCTGGAACAACTGGAACATTAATTGGAACTGCTGGTGGCGTTATTGATGCTTCGAAATTAGTTTTTAACGATGCTACAGCAACTGTAAATGCAGGTGGAAAAATTGAAGTTAACGCTTCAAACACCGTAAATGCAACAACTAGAGCAGGTGGATATGTAAATATTTATGGAAATCCGAAAACTGTAACAGAAAAATCAACTGCAGGCGGAACAATAAAACGTGTCAAATAA
- the rnr gene encoding ribonuclease R, with the protein MTKQIKKLGKKDKDFSGKILKLLSKNPSKAYNYKQIAAAFEVDDTKSRNEIIKELKYLTSKEKIEETDRGKFQIVAKTDYIEGKIDMTSRKTAYLVSPDLEEDVFIPTNNLNKALDKDTVKAYIFNKRKGKKPEAEVVEIIERHKTEFVGVLQVNKTFGFVVNANPKMYADFFISKEKFNGAEDGDVVLVEMTDWPEKANNPYGKIIKVLGKQGEHNTEMHAILAEYGLPSDFPIDVETYAQHLDTSITDEEIAKRRDMRDVLTFTIDPRDAKDFDDALSFQQLENGNYEIGIHIADVSHYVQEGTVLDAEAYQRATSVYLVDRVVPMLPEVLSNFACSLRPNEEKYTFSAVFELNNKAEIVNKWFGRTVTYSDKRMAYEEAQVIIETKGNTIPAEISITGEEQIIEKPIVDAVLKMDELAKILRSKRMSNGAISFDKVEVKFHLNEQDEPTGVYFKVSKDANHLIEEFMLLANRKVSEFIGKQKKTFIYRIHDEPDSDKLFNLQTVINRFGYSLNFKSKETISKSLNELLVNVNGKKEQNMVDTLAIRTMSKAVYSTENIGHYGLAFDYYSHFTSPIRRYPDVIAHRLLQHYLDNGASVNEEEVEEKAVHCSQMENLAANAERDSVKYMQVKFMQDHKDEEFLGVISGVTEWGIYVEIVDNKCEGMVRIREIKGDYYVFDPEQYAMIGETTKDIIQLGDEVIVKVKNADLVKKQLDFNFIKKA; encoded by the coding sequence ATGACAAAACAAATAAAAAAATTAGGCAAAAAGGATAAAGATTTTTCAGGAAAAATCCTGAAATTACTATCTAAAAATCCAAGCAAAGCTTATAACTATAAACAAATTGCAGCTGCTTTTGAGGTTGATGATACCAAAAGTAGAAACGAAATCATCAAAGAATTAAAATACTTAACTTCGAAAGAAAAAATAGAAGAAACCGACCGAGGAAAATTTCAAATCGTTGCTAAAACAGATTATATCGAAGGAAAAATCGATATGACATCTCGAAAAACAGCATATTTGGTTTCTCCTGATTTAGAAGAAGATGTGTTTATTCCGACCAATAATTTAAACAAAGCTTTAGACAAAGACACGGTTAAAGCTTATATTTTTAACAAACGTAAAGGTAAAAAGCCCGAAGCAGAAGTTGTTGAAATCATCGAACGTCATAAAACTGAGTTTGTTGGAGTTTTACAAGTCAATAAAACCTTTGGATTTGTGGTAAATGCAAATCCAAAAATGTATGCAGATTTTTTTATTTCGAAAGAAAAATTTAATGGGGCAGAAGATGGTGATGTGGTTTTAGTTGAAATGACCGATTGGCCAGAAAAAGCAAATAATCCGTACGGAAAAATCATTAAAGTTTTAGGAAAACAAGGCGAACATAATACCGAAATGCACGCTATTTTAGCTGAATACGGTTTACCTAGCGATTTTCCGATTGATGTGGAAACCTATGCACAGCATTTAGACACTTCGATTACCGATGAAGAAATTGCAAAACGTAGAGACATGCGTGATGTGTTGACTTTTACAATCGACCCGCGTGATGCAAAAGATTTTGATGATGCATTATCGTTCCAACAACTAGAAAACGGAAATTACGAAATTGGTATTCATATTGCCGATGTTTCGCATTACGTTCAAGAAGGAACCGTTTTAGACGCAGAAGCCTATCAACGTGCCACTTCAGTTTATTTGGTTGATAGAGTAGTACCGATGTTACCAGAAGTACTTTCTAATTTTGCTTGTTCGTTACGTCCGAATGAAGAAAAATACACGTTTTCGGCGGTTTTTGAATTAAACAACAAAGCTGAAATTGTAAACAAATGGTTTGGTAGAACGGTTACGTATTCTGACAAACGAATGGCTTATGAAGAAGCTCAGGTAATTATAGAAACTAAAGGAAATACGATTCCTGCAGAAATTTCGATAACAGGCGAGGAGCAAATCATCGAAAAGCCAATTGTAGATGCAGTTTTAAAAATGGATGAATTAGCTAAAATTTTACGTTCGAAAAGAATGTCTAACGGTGCGATTTCATTTGATAAAGTAGAGGTGAAGTTCCACTTAAACGAACAAGACGAACCAACTGGTGTTTATTTTAAAGTTTCGAAAGATGCCAATCATTTGATTGAAGAATTCATGCTTTTGGCCAATCGTAAAGTTTCTGAGTTTATCGGTAAACAAAAGAAAACCTTTATTTATCGTATTCACGACGAACCGGATTCAGACAAATTATTCAATCTGCAAACGGTAATTAATCGTTTTGGATATAGTTTGAATTTCAAATCAAAAGAAACTATTTCTAAATCGTTAAACGAATTATTAGTTAATGTAAACGGTAAAAAAGAGCAAAACATGGTCGATACTTTAGCTATCAGAACCATGAGTAAAGCAGTTTATTCTACAGAAAATATTGGACATTACGGTTTAGCATTTGATTATTATTCGCATTTTACATCGCCAATCCGAAGATATCCGGATGTTATTGCGCATCGATTATTACAACATTATTTAGATAACGGAGCTTCTGTTAACGAAGAAGAGGTTGAAGAAAAAGCTGTTCATTGTTCACAAATGGAAAACTTAGCGGCAAATGCAGAACGCGATAGCGTAAAATACATGCAAGTAAAGTTTATGCAGGACCATAAAGATGAAGAGTTTTTAGGTGTGATTTCTGGTGTAACCGAATGGGGAATTTACGTTGAAATTGTAGATAATAAGTGTGAAGGAATGGTTCGAATTCGCGAAATTAAAGGCGATTATTATGTATTTGACCCAGAACAATATGCTATGATTGGTGAGACTACCAAAGATATTATTCAGCTTGGAGACGAAGTAATTGTAAAGGTAAAAAATGCCGATTTAGTTAAAAAACAATTGGATTTTAATTTTATTAAAAAAGCTTAG
- a CDS encoding AMP-binding protein yields MNTISYVNGISEISLLGETIGQNLKKIVAQFPTADALVSVHQNYKADYQTFYKDTTKVVKSLIAAGIAKGDRVGIWAPNCFEWTLLQFATARMGVILVNINPAYRPHEVEFAINQSGISLMVSAVNYKTSNYKEMLSCVIEDCPSLTQVVYLSEEWDAFFELGNEISDEILDILEKAVQFDDPVNIQYTSGTTGFPKGVTLSHHNILNNGFFIGERLKYTSKDRVCIPVPFYHCFGMVIGNIACVTHGSCMVIPNDGFDATKTLEAVQSEKCTSLYGVPTMFISMLGLPNFKDFDLSKLRTGVMAGSPCPVEVMKRVQSEMNMHEISICYGMTETSPVSTQTKIGVPLEKQVATVGTVMDHLEIKIIDSESGKIVPRGESGELCTRGYSVMLKYWNDPIKTAEVLDEGRWMHTGDLASMDEDGYVTITGRIKDLIIRGGENISPKWIEDFLYTHPKIVDVQVIGVPSAKYGEEVMAWVKLHDGVEATGEELRAFCDQKIAHYRIPKYWKFVDDFPMTISGKIRKGEMREISIKELGL; encoded by the coding sequence ATGAATACAATATCTTATGTGAACGGAATATCTGAAATTTCTTTATTAGGTGAAACTATCGGACAAAATTTGAAGAAAATTGTAGCTCAATTTCCAACAGCCGATGCATTAGTTAGTGTTCATCAGAATTATAAAGCCGATTACCAAACATTTTATAAGGATACAACAAAGGTAGTAAAAAGTTTAATTGCTGCCGGAATTGCCAAAGGAGATAGAGTAGGGATTTGGGCTCCCAATTGTTTTGAGTGGACCTTGCTACAATTTGCAACTGCCAGAATGGGAGTGATTCTTGTTAATATCAACCCTGCGTATCGTCCACATGAAGTGGAGTTTGCAATTAATCAATCTGGAATTTCATTAATGGTTTCTGCAGTGAATTATAAAACGAGTAACTATAAAGAAATGCTTTCTTGTGTGATTGAAGATTGTCCAAGTTTAACTCAAGTTGTTTATTTAAGCGAAGAATGGGATGCTTTTTTTGAACTAGGTAATGAAATTTCGGATGAAATTCTTGATATTTTAGAAAAAGCTGTTCAGTTTGATGACCCTGTAAATATTCAATACACATCAGGTACAACTGGATTTCCTAAAGGAGTAACCTTATCGCATCACAACATTTTAAACAACGGATTTTTTATTGGTGAACGTTTAAAATATACATCAAAAGACCGAGTTTGTATTCCGGTTCCCTTTTATCATTGTTTCGGAATGGTCATCGGAAATATTGCTTGTGTAACGCACGGTTCATGCATGGTAATTCCAAACGATGGTTTTGATGCTACCAAAACTTTAGAAGCTGTACAATCAGAAAAATGTACTTCGTTATACGGAGTTCCAACTATGTTTATTTCGATGTTAGGACTTCCAAATTTTAAAGATTTTGATTTATCAAAGCTACGAACTGGAGTAATGGCAGGTTCGCCATGTCCGGTTGAAGTTATGAAACGAGTGCAATCAGAAATGAATATGCACGAAATTAGTATTTGTTACGGAATGACCGAAACGTCACCAGTTTCTACACAAACTAAAATCGGTGTTCCTCTTGAAAAACAAGTTGCTACAGTTGGAACGGTTATGGACCATTTAGAAATTAAAATTATTGATTCAGAATCGGGTAAAATTGTTCCACGTGGCGAATCTGGCGAATTGTGTACACGAGGTTATTCTGTGATGTTGAAATATTGGAACGACCCAATTAAAACTGCCGAAGTTTTAGATGAAGGCCGTTGGATGCATACTGGCGATTTAGCTTCAATGGACGAAGATGGTTATGTTACTATTACTGGTCGTATCAAAGATTTAATCATTCGTGGTGGCGAAAATATTTCTCCTAAATGGATTGAAGATTTCTTGTATACACATCCTAAAATTGTTGATGTTCAAGTAATCGGAGTTCCGAGTGCAAAGTATGGCGAAGAGGTGATGGCTTGGGTAAAATTACACGATGGAGTAGAAGCAACCGGAGAAGAACTACGTGCTTTTTGTGACCAAAAAATTGCTCATTATCGTATTCCTAAATATTGGAAGTTTGTAGATGATTTTCCAATGACCATCTCTGGTAAAATCAGAAAAGGGGAGATGCGCGAAATTTCTATCAAAGAGCTTGGTTTATAG
- a CDS encoding IS110 family transposase, with protein MCKIIGIDISKQTFDVSFKRKERWDYFVFPNEEKGFKQLLNLIEQVDWVVMEASGSYYFPLATFLSSRNIKVCVENPLVIKRFSQTMLYRAKTDKKDARTIAEYGEKYDLKQWEQESENCTKLRHLYTRVELLNKQIQQNKRQLEAFESSGSLDKFLEKTIKKDLSNLEKTKHKIEVEMERLAKQQYGQTIENIESIPGIGRKTAMMLSLITDNFKKFENYKQLIAYVGFSPRIYQSGTSVKGKGHICKMGKAQIRKLLYMCSWSAKHCNKTCKEMYDRLKSLGKPERVIKIAIANKLLKQAFAIAKANGKYQENYC; from the coding sequence ATGTGTAAAATTATTGGAATTGACATTAGCAAACAAACTTTTGATGTAAGTTTTAAGCGAAAAGAACGATGGGATTATTTTGTTTTTCCTAATGAAGAAAAAGGATTTAAACAGTTGTTAAATTTGATAGAACAAGTAGATTGGGTTGTTATGGAGGCTTCGGGCAGTTATTATTTCCCATTAGCTACTTTTTTAAGCAGTCGGAATATTAAAGTTTGTGTAGAAAATCCTTTGGTGATCAAGCGTTTTAGTCAGACAATGCTTTATCGTGCTAAAACGGACAAAAAAGACGCAAGAACAATAGCCGAATATGGTGAAAAGTATGACTTGAAACAGTGGGAACAAGAAAGTGAAAATTGTACGAAGCTTCGACATTTATACACACGAGTTGAACTGTTAAATAAACAAATCCAACAAAACAAACGCCAATTAGAAGCCTTTGAAAGCAGTGGTTCGTTAGACAAATTTTTAGAAAAGACTATAAAAAAAGATCTTTCCAATCTTGAAAAAACCAAACATAAAATCGAAGTAGAAATGGAACGATTAGCAAAACAGCAATACGGTCAGACTATCGAGAATATTGAGAGTATTCCAGGCATAGGTAGAAAAACCGCAATGATGCTATCTTTGATAACCGATAACTTCAAGAAGTTTGAGAATTATAAACAGCTCATCGCTTATGTAGGGTTTAGTCCCAGAATATATCAAAGTGGAACCAGTGTAAAGGGAAAAGGACATATTTGTAAAATGGGTAAAGCACAAATCAGAAAGTTGCTTTATATGTGCAGTTGGTCAGCTAAACATTGTAACAAAACTTGTAAAGAAATGTACGACAGATTGAAAAGCCTTGGAAAACCAGAAAGAGTAATTAAAATAGCTATTGCAAACAAACTATTAAAACAAGCGTTTGCAATAGCTAAAGCGAATGGTAAATATCAAGAAAATTATTGTTAA
- the rpiB gene encoding ribose 5-phosphate isomerase B produces MKIAIGNDHAGPEYKKALVAMLEAKGIEVINYGTDTFDSVDYPDFGHKVAQDVEDKKVDFGIVICGSGNGIAMSANKHQGVRCALCWTKEIAVLARQHNDANVISIPARFTAIPQVVEMVEAFLATEFEGGRHANRVNKIACS; encoded by the coding sequence ATGAAAATTGCTATCGGAAACGACCATGCAGGTCCAGAGTACAAAAAAGCGCTTGTAGCTATGTTAGAAGCTAAAGGAATTGAAGTAATTAATTACGGAACAGATACGTTCGATTCTGTTGATTATCCAGATTTCGGACATAAAGTAGCTCAAGATGTAGAAGATAAAAAAGTAGATTTCGGAATTGTAATCTGTGGTTCTGGAAATGGAATTGCTATGTCTGCAAACAAACATCAAGGCGTGCGTTGCGCACTTTGTTGGACAAAAGAAATCGCTGTTTTAGCTCGTCAACATAACGATGCGAATGTGATTTCTATTCCAGCACGTTTTACTGCCATTCCACAAGTAGTAGAAATGGTTGAAGCTTTTCTTGCAACTGAGTTCGAAGGTGGTCGTCACGCAAATAGAGTAAATAAGATTGCTTGCTCGTAA
- a CDS encoding DUF1294 domain-containing protein, whose product MKYVFLYLIMINYIAFSMFHLDKKRARKNMRRISEKNLLTLCAFGGTFGAWLAMKNFNHKTNKTSFKIPFYIIAVIQLIIIFFVFRR is encoded by the coding sequence ATGAAATACGTATTCCTATATTTAATCATGATTAATTACATCGCTTTTAGTATGTTTCATTTGGATAAGAAACGTGCGAGAAAGAACATGCGACGTATTTCAGAAAAGAATTTACTAACGCTTTGTGCTTTTGGTGGCACTTTTGGTGCTTGGTTAGCGATGAAAAATTTCAATCATAAAACTAATAAAACAAGTTTTAAGATTCCGTTTTATATTATTGCGGTCATTCAATTGATAATTATATTCTTTGTTTTTAGACGATAA